From Schaalia sp. ZJ405, one genomic window encodes:
- the rpsT gene encoding 30S ribosomal protein S20: MANIKSQIKRIRTNEKRRLRNQAVKSELKTLVRKAREAVEAGDKEAATEALRVASRKLDKAVSKGVIHKNQAANRKSKLAKRVASLD, encoded by the coding sequence GTGGCGAACATTAAGTCTCAGATCAAGCGGATCCGCACAAACGAAAAGCGCCGCCTGCGCAATCAGGCAGTGAAGTCTGAACTCAAGACCCTGGTTCGTAAGGCTCGCGAGGCCGTTGAAGCTGGCGACAAGGAAGCGGCAACCGAGGCACTGCGCGTTGCTTCACGTAAGCTCGACAAGGCCGTGTCGAAGGGCGTCATTCACAAGAATCAGGCCGCGAACCGCAAGTCCAAGCTGGCCAAGCGCGTTGCTTCACTCGACTGA
- the holA gene encoding DNA polymerase III subunit delta: protein MTARGSYQRFTPVEATLAPVVLIKGSEGLLVDRALGQLKDQARAADPAVELTELNVATYSPGEMAALTSPSLFGESRLIIVRDLETMTDGFAQDLLEYLPQPSPDTWIILVHPGGNARGKKVLDAIVKAKYPVIPAQPLQYDSDKLTLLRDDARRARRHVDPEALQALVDALGNDVRSMCAALNQLFFDIHGRITVEDVRRSQSGRVEATGFEVADAAIDGDSVRALMLLRHALATGASPIALVGALAYKVRNLAKVQVMGNANMPRIALSPRQLDTVRRQLRGWSDASLAAAISALAVADEETKGLSRDPERAVEKAVIQICRLRRYRR, encoded by the coding sequence ATGACGGCACGTGGAAGCTACCAACGCTTCACCCCTGTTGAGGCCACGCTTGCCCCCGTTGTCCTCATTAAAGGCTCAGAGGGTCTTCTGGTTGATCGCGCTCTCGGACAACTCAAAGATCAGGCTCGTGCAGCCGATCCGGCGGTTGAACTCACAGAACTGAATGTTGCCACGTACTCCCCAGGGGAGATGGCGGCATTAACATCGCCGTCGCTTTTTGGAGAATCGCGGCTCATTATTGTCCGCGACCTGGAAACAATGACGGATGGTTTCGCTCAGGATCTTCTGGAATATCTTCCCCAGCCATCACCTGACACGTGGATCATCCTTGTTCATCCCGGGGGGAATGCGCGCGGCAAGAAAGTCCTTGATGCGATCGTCAAGGCAAAGTACCCCGTGATTCCCGCGCAGCCCCTGCAATACGACTCGGACAAACTCACGCTCTTACGCGACGACGCACGTCGCGCACGGCGCCACGTTGATCCCGAGGCACTTCAAGCCCTCGTCGATGCCTTGGGAAACGACGTGCGATCCATGTGTGCGGCGCTCAATCAGCTGTTCTTTGACATTCACGGGCGAATCACCGTTGAAGATGTGCGGCGAAGCCAATCGGGGCGTGTGGAAGCCACCGGCTTTGAGGTAGCCGATGCAGCGATCGACGGAGATTCGGTGCGCGCACTCATGCTCCTGCGCCATGCTTTAGCAACGGGGGCATCCCCGATTGCGCTCGTTGGGGCACTCGCCTATAAGGTGCGTAACTTGGCAAAGGTTCAGGTTATGGGTAACGCCAATATGCCCCGGATCGCGCTGAGTCCGCGACAGCTTGACACCGTCAGACGCCAGCTGCGTGGATGGTCGGATGCATCGCTCGCCGCAGCTATTTCGGCTCTCGCAGTGGCTGACGAGGAAACGAAAGGTCTATCTCGCGATCCTGAACGCGCCGTTGAAAAAGCAGTTATTCAGATATGCCGACTGCGTCGTTACCGGCGATAA
- a CDS encoding ComEC/Rec2 family competence protein, translating into MSLLISRADVPAAVTVCVAVILLTLGVGLFLWWVRSQHPRRSDPVHALTPVGSLRLALCAITIAAAAALLTSNAARIVYNCDPLTRVVMNSKETQISAVVRLVNDPQPMHPGASSGRYGVNARVEKFRGPDGESSSSIMLYITGKGWSDLSRGDVVQVSGRINSTFRGDPPFVGTLRANDPRVIERPGGWLAWARVTRRALSHATMGLSDQGKALVPGMSVGDDRAMSRDLKQAMRSSSLTHLTAVSGSHIAILLAVVVSVTPGTRRLRAGVTTAVLLIILALVGPEPSVLRSVSTASVGVAGLVLGRTGQGISALCTIVTVVILVDPWAAQSLGFALSVAATLGVLGPSTALLRWMKTRVRDDTVTGKIMRRILAVVAIPLTCQIMVLPILLLLSDTVSIWSVMANVAVAPSVAPATVLSMATALIAPEFPQLAHLLAQAAQIFTGWIAGVARWMNDLPGAHWAIPGGSLTVLAVYAVVVMGTLWVHVRSRGMIAVS; encoded by the coding sequence GTGTCACTACTGATCAGCCGAGCGGATGTGCCCGCAGCTGTCACCGTCTGTGTAGCCGTCATCCTTCTCACCCTCGGAGTTGGACTGTTCTTGTGGTGGGTTCGTTCTCAGCATCCCAGACGCAGTGACCCGGTCCACGCCCTCACACCCGTTGGCTCCCTCCGGCTCGCACTCTGCGCGATAACGATTGCCGCCGCCGCGGCGCTCCTGACATCGAACGCAGCGCGCATCGTCTACAACTGCGATCCACTGACCCGGGTCGTGATGAACTCAAAGGAAACGCAGATCAGTGCTGTTGTTCGTCTTGTGAATGATCCTCAACCGATGCATCCAGGAGCCTCGTCCGGGCGCTACGGAGTCAACGCCCGAGTCGAAAAATTCCGTGGCCCCGACGGGGAGTCGTCCTCGTCCATCATGCTGTACATCACCGGAAAGGGGTGGTCAGATCTCAGCCGCGGGGACGTTGTGCAGGTCAGTGGACGAATCAACAGCACCTTTCGTGGCGATCCTCCCTTTGTTGGCACGCTGCGCGCGAATGATCCTCGGGTCATTGAACGTCCCGGTGGCTGGCTGGCATGGGCCCGGGTGACTCGCCGAGCTCTCAGTCATGCGACGATGGGACTGAGTGATCAGGGGAAGGCTCTGGTTCCGGGAATGTCCGTTGGTGATGATCGGGCGATGAGTCGCGATCTTAAGCAAGCAATGCGCTCGAGCTCCCTGACTCACCTCACGGCAGTGTCCGGATCGCATATTGCCATTCTTTTGGCAGTTGTCGTCTCGGTGACGCCTGGGACGCGTCGCCTGCGAGCAGGAGTGACAACTGCGGTTCTTCTGATCATTCTTGCGCTCGTTGGACCGGAGCCGTCGGTTCTTCGTTCCGTGTCCACAGCTAGCGTCGGCGTTGCCGGCTTGGTGTTGGGGCGGACCGGGCAGGGGATCTCAGCGCTGTGCACTATCGTTACCGTTGTCATCCTTGTTGACCCCTGGGCTGCACAATCGTTGGGGTTTGCTCTGTCCGTTGCGGCAACACTCGGAGTACTTGGTCCATCGACGGCCCTTCTTCGGTGGATGAAAACACGGGTGCGGGACGACACGGTGACGGGGAAGATCATGCGCCGCATCCTCGCGGTGGTAGCGATCCCACTGACATGTCAGATCATGGTTCTTCCGATCCTCTTGCTGTTGAGCGACACCGTGTCGATCTGGTCGGTTATGGCAAATGTTGCCGTTGCTCCTTCCGTGGCACCGGCGACGGTACTGTCAATGGCAACCGCGCTGATTGCCCCTGAATTCCCTCAATTAGCGCACCTTCTCGCCCAGGCTGCACAGATCTTCACCGGCTGGATTGCTGGGGTTGCTCGATGGATGAATGACCTGCCCGGTGCGCACTGGGCAATCCCCGGGGGAAGTCTCACGGTTCTTGCTGTCTATGCAGTTGTTGTGATGGGGACGCTGTGGGTGCATGTACGATCTCGCGGAATGATTGCTGTGTCGTAG